TATTAAGCCAAAAAAAAAAGGAAAGTCAATATTTACCCATAAATTTGTCTCACACCCATGCCGATGAGTCCAATTGCGCCGTACTTGGGATTAAACATCATTTTGAAATGTAGACTTAAACTTTCGGCTAGGCCTTTATGCCACCTTCTTCTCTGTTTCGCTAACATTGAAAGGGTTGACGGCGCCTCAGTCCAGCACACAGGATCAGAAACAAATACAATTCTATACGGCATTTTCCTTTTTTTAAAATCACGGTGAAGATGGACAACAATTTCCATATCTTCGGAGACAGTATCACGATTATATCCTCCGACATCCTGTACACTTTTTTTATGAAAAAGAGAAAAAGTGCCAGAAATAATCATCAATGAAGATAAAAAGCTCATCCCCGTACGCCCAAATAAAAAACTTCTTAAATATTCAATCACCTGAAGTCTTGGAAGAATATTTTTAGAAAGTAAAACTTTGGTCACAGCCCCATGTTTTACCTCACACCCATTGACAATTCTGACAATTCCTCCGGAGGCTATGGTGGTAGTCGGATGTTCTAAAATTGGCCTCACCAATCTTAAAAGGGCACTTTTTTCTAAAAGGGTATCGGCATCAATTGAACAAAAATAAGGACTGCGGGCAAGATTAATTCCAACATTTAATGAGTCTGCTTTACCCCCCTTTGTTTTATCCACCAATATCAGCTTAGGGAACTTTGGATTGATGTAAAAGCTTTTAACGGAGTTTGTTGGAATAATAGGCCTGTAAATGAGATCAATGGGTTTAAGATGAAAAGCCTTTATGATTTTTGAAAGGGTATGATCCGTTGAACCATCGTTAATAATAATAATTTCATAATGGGGGTAATTGAGGGACAATAAACCATGTATATTTTGGACAATCACATTTTCTTCATTGAACGCAGGAACTAGGACCGACACCGGAGGAACGGTTGAATCCTTAAACATTTCGTCATCTCTGCCTAATCTTAACCGACCCAGGTGTCGTAAGGTTGAAAAAATAGATATTCCCATTAAAAATGAATAAAAACCATCCAATAGAATAAAATAACCCAGGATAAATACATTAAACCAAAAAATGATGAGTGATAAGATCATTTGACTTATGCCCTATTTCTATTTTTTAGCAAACGCTTTGCCTCTTCGTAAACTTCAAAAACTGATTCGTGTTTGACTA
The nucleotide sequence above comes from Nitrospirota bacterium. Encoded proteins:
- a CDS encoding glycosyltransferase family 2 protein, whose product is MILSLIIFWFNVFILGYFILLDGFYSFLMGISIFSTLRHLGRLRLGRDDEMFKDSTVPPVSVLVPAFNEENVIVQNIHGLLSLNYPHYEIIIINDGSTDHTLSKIIKAFHLKPIDLIYRPIIPTNSVKSFYINPKFPKLILVDKTKGGKADSLNVGINLARSPYFCSIDADTLLEKSALLRLVRPILEHPTTTIASGGIVRIVNGCEVKHGAVTKVLLSKNILPRLQVIEYLRSFLFGRTGMSFLSSLMIISGTFSLFHKKSVQDVGGYNRDTVSEDMEIVVHLHRDFKKRKMPYRIVFVSDPVCWTEAPSTLSMLAKQRRRWHKGLAESLSLHFKMMFNPKYGAIGLIGMGVRQIYG